The Planococcus donghaensis genome contains a region encoding:
- the proC gene encoding pyrroline-5-carboxylate reductase, producing the protein MNMKIVCVGAGSMAESMIHGWINKRIMKPEEISVMNKSDQDRLEFLSDEYGVNIVCQEKTELKDANFILLAMKPKDVEVALNGIKDKLTGNTVIVSVAAGVSIDTIQKHVGNFPVARAMPNTSAKIGKSATGVAWSKHVSLEQQHELRKLLSSIGGVTVVEEEQLHAVTGVAGSGPAYIYYFAEAMTEAAIANGLSNADAKKLVRQTFAGAAEMLQQEDFAELRKKVTSPNGTTAAGLNSLAENNFKEIVNQCVTSAAERSKELGKEFK; encoded by the coding sequence ATGAATATGAAAATCGTTTGTGTAGGAGCCGGATCAATGGCTGAGTCTATGATTCATGGCTGGATAAATAAACGCATTATGAAACCAGAAGAAATTTCGGTGATGAACAAATCAGATCAAGACCGTCTAGAATTTTTAAGTGACGAGTACGGCGTAAATATCGTTTGCCAAGAAAAAACCGAATTAAAAGATGCGAATTTCATTTTGTTGGCAATGAAGCCAAAAGATGTAGAGGTTGCACTTAACGGGATAAAAGATAAATTAACTGGCAATACCGTAATCGTATCTGTTGCAGCAGGTGTTTCAATCGACACGATCCAAAAACATGTGGGTAACTTCCCCGTAGCACGTGCAATGCCAAATACTTCTGCAAAAATCGGTAAATCTGCGACAGGTGTTGCCTGGAGCAAACATGTATCTCTTGAACAGCAACATGAACTGCGTAAGTTATTGTCTTCTATTGGCGGCGTTACAGTCGTGGAAGAAGAGCAATTACATGCAGTAACCGGAGTCGCCGGAAGTGGACCTGCCTATATTTATTATTTTGCAGAAGCCATGACTGAAGCGGCTATCGCAAATGGTCTATCAAATGCGGATGCAAAAAAATTGGTACGCCAAACTTTTGCAGGGGCAGCTGAAATGCTCCAACAAGAAGATTTTGCTGAATTGCGCAAAAAAGTAACAAGCCCAAATGGAACGACAGCTGCTGGCCTCAATTCTTTAGCAGAAAACAACTTTAAAGAGATTGTCAATCAATGTGTAACAAGTGCTGCAGAGAGATCAAAAGAGCTTGGAAAAGAATTTAAATAA
- a CDS encoding MBL fold metallo-hydrolase has protein sequence MSLHKIIIPTPFAVGDVNSYLIKGDMLTLIDAGPKTPEAWLAIKAGLKEFGAEPEDVEQVVLTHHHPDHAGWIDGFENAKLYGHPYNDPWLRRDQQFFDYHDEFYLERLKEEGVPGDLQFWVKKMKRPLNLMGNRPLDKTINEGDVLPGHPDWQVLETLGHAQSHLSFWNSKTGEMIGGDHVIAKVSSNPLIEPPLDPTAGRPKSLLQYNASLSRLLTMPVDVIYSGHGEEVYNVHELITTRLAKQHQRAMKALGLIGEVERTVYELTKDLFAHAYEKELGLTLSETIGQIDYLLEDGLLVERMGVDGIFYYSKA, from the coding sequence GTGAGTTTACATAAGATTATTATTCCGACACCTTTTGCGGTAGGAGACGTGAATTCGTATTTAATAAAAGGAGACATGCTGACGTTAATCGATGCGGGTCCTAAAACGCCGGAAGCATGGCTCGCGATTAAAGCTGGATTAAAAGAATTTGGAGCCGAACCTGAAGATGTGGAACAAGTGGTGTTAACGCATCATCATCCAGATCACGCAGGGTGGATAGATGGTTTTGAAAATGCCAAACTGTACGGCCACCCGTACAATGATCCGTGGCTGCGCCGTGATCAACAATTCTTTGATTATCACGATGAATTTTACTTGGAACGGTTAAAAGAAGAAGGGGTTCCAGGCGATTTGCAATTTTGGGTCAAGAAAATGAAGCGGCCGTTAAACTTAATGGGCAATCGTCCACTTGATAAGACGATTAATGAAGGAGATGTGTTGCCAGGGCATCCAGATTGGCAAGTTCTTGAGACGTTAGGTCATGCACAAAGCCATTTATCGTTTTGGAACAGCAAAACGGGCGAAATGATTGGTGGGGATCATGTCATTGCAAAAGTATCTTCTAACCCGCTTATAGAACCGCCATTAGATCCAACAGCAGGACGCCCAAAATCTTTGCTTCAATATAATGCTTCACTTAGTCGTTTACTAACGATGCCAGTGGACGTGATTTATAGTGGGCATGGTGAAGAAGTATACAATGTTCATGAATTGATCACCACGCGCTTAGCGAAACAGCATCAGCGGGCTATGAAAGCGCTCGGTTTAATAGGAGAAGTAGAGCGAACCGTTTATGAACTAACAAAAGACTTGTTTGCACACGCCTACGAAAAAGAACTCGGATTAACGTTGTCTGAAACGATTGGTCAAATTGATTACTTGTTAGAAGACGGATTACTTGTTGAACGAATGGGTGTCGATGGCATTTTCTACTATAGTAAAGCGTAA
- a CDS encoding DUF3221 domain-containing protein: MKKWGLFLASALLLAACSNEETEPTGPDETEDPDKAEMAVEQKSMTEEGFITQVSGESVLVNNIYFSIPEDVKVQLSDGAETTEGVIRDIRTGMKVSMDYNGPLAESFPMQGEAETITILIDEESVKQADALEAFINEEQLSRLIMMGQPIVRDNEIGFLFSNMETGEMSEVRIDLDTHEYTIGGETSE; the protein is encoded by the coding sequence TTGAAAAAATGGGGTTTATTTTTAGCAAGTGCATTATTGCTAGCAGCGTGTTCAAATGAAGAAACGGAACCAACAGGGCCGGATGAAACAGAAGATCCGGATAAAGCAGAAATGGCAGTTGAACAAAAAAGCATGACCGAGGAAGGATTTATCACACAAGTTAGTGGGGAAAGTGTTCTCGTTAACAATATTTATTTTAGCATTCCAGAAGATGTTAAAGTTCAACTAAGCGATGGTGCTGAAACAACTGAAGGTGTGATTCGAGATATTCGTACCGGTATGAAAGTCAGCATGGATTATAATGGACCGTTAGCTGAATCGTTTCCTATGCAAGGAGAAGCTGAAACGATTACCATTTTAATAGATGAAGAATCTGTGAAACAAGCAGATGCGCTTGAAGCATTTATAAACGAAGAACAATTATCACGTTTGATTATGATGGGACAACCAATAGTGCGCGATAACGAAATCGGCTTTTTATTCAGCAATATGGAAACGGGCGAAATGTCCGAAGTTCGGATCGATCTTGATACACATGAGTACACCATTGGTGGAGAAACAAGTGAATAA
- a CDS encoding argininosuccinate synthase yields the protein MTKKIVLAYSGGLDTSVAIPWLKGEGYDVVAVCLDIGEGKDLDFIKQKALQVGAVESYMIDARDEFADEYALISMQAHTLYEGKYPLVSALSRPLISKKLVEIAEATGSSAVAHGCTGKGNDQVRFEVSIKSLNPNLEVVAPVRQWGWSRDEEIAYAKMHNIPIPVNLDSPYSIDQNLWGRANECGVLENPWTTPPEEAYDITNSLETTPDTADIVEIEFVNGVPTQLNGISYSFSKLILELNEIAGKHGVGRIDHIENRLVGIKSREVYEAPAAMTLIAAHKELEDITLVKEMAHFKPVIEKKLTELIYEGLWFSPLRVALEAFLKETQVYVNGTVRVKLFKGHAIIEGRKSANSLYSEQLATYSTDDTFNHASAVGFIELWGLPTVVNSMVNKKEVAVPEELKEKVKA from the coding sequence TTGACTAAAAAGATTGTACTCGCATACTCAGGTGGATTAGATACATCGGTGGCCATCCCGTGGCTAAAAGGAGAAGGCTACGACGTTGTTGCAGTTTGCCTGGATATCGGGGAAGGAAAAGATTTAGATTTTATTAAACAAAAAGCGCTTCAAGTTGGAGCGGTTGAAAGTTACATGATTGATGCAAGAGATGAATTCGCGGATGAATATGCATTAATTTCAATGCAAGCTCATACATTGTATGAAGGTAAGTATCCGTTAGTGTCGGCATTGTCTCGTCCGTTAATTTCAAAAAAATTGGTTGAAATTGCAGAAGCTACTGGATCAAGCGCTGTTGCACATGGTTGCACAGGAAAAGGCAATGACCAAGTACGTTTCGAAGTTTCGATCAAGTCGTTAAACCCTAACCTTGAAGTTGTAGCACCAGTTAGACAATGGGGATGGTCACGTGACGAAGAAATCGCTTATGCAAAAATGCATAATATTCCAATCCCAGTAAACTTAGATAGCCCGTATTCAATTGACCAAAATCTATGGGGACGTGCCAACGAATGTGGCGTATTGGAAAACCCGTGGACAACGCCACCAGAAGAAGCATATGACATTACAAATTCTCTTGAAACAACACCAGATACAGCGGATATCGTTGAAATCGAATTTGTTAACGGTGTACCAACTCAATTAAATGGCATTTCGTACTCATTCTCTAAATTAATTTTAGAACTAAACGAAATCGCTGGAAAACATGGTGTCGGAAGAATTGACCATATTGAAAACCGTTTAGTGGGGATTAAATCTCGTGAAGTTTACGAAGCTCCTGCAGCAATGACATTAATTGCAGCGCACAAAGAACTTGAAGACATTACATTGGTAAAAGAAATGGCTCATTTCAAACCCGTTATCGAGAAAAAATTAACTGAATTAATTTATGAAGGGTTATGGTTCTCTCCATTACGTGTTGCACTTGAAGCATTCTTAAAAGAAACACAAGTGTATGTTAACGGTACAGTGCGTGTGAAATTGTTTAAAGGCCATGCCATTATCGAAGGACGTAAGTCTGCAAACTCACTCTACAGTGAGCAACTAGCTACGTATTCGACAGATGATACATTTAACCATGCATCTGCAGTTGGCTTTATCGAGCTATGGGGCCTTCCAACAGTTGTGAACTCAATGGTAAACAAAAAAGAAGTAGCAGTTCCTGAAGAGTTGAAAGAGAAGGTGAAAGCATGA
- the argH gene encoding argininosuccinate lyase, which translates to MTKLWGGRFQKSAEQWVDEFGASISYDQKLVMEDLEGSTAHVKMLAACQILSNDDANLILSGLETLKQKAQDGELEYSVSNEDIHLNLEKHLIDEIGPVGGKLHTARSRNDQVATDMHLYLKNRVGEIIEAVTAFQDAIVTQAEAHVETIVPGYTHLQRAQPISFGHHLMTYFWMLQRDKERLTESLKRIDISPLGAGAMSGTTFPIDREMSAELLGFSNVYQNSLDAVSDRDFILEFLSNSSMLMMHMSRFAEEIILWSSEEFRFIELDDTFSTGSSIMPQKKNPDMAELIRGKTGRVYGNLFGLLTTLKGLPLAYNKDMQEDKEGMFDTVHTLMGSLPIFEGMIRTMTVRTDSMEKAVHSDFSNATELADYLAAKGMPFREAHDVTGKLVFTCIQRGYFLKDLPLADLQQASSLIDEDIYNTLMPKTAVERRNSLGGTGFEQVHHQLGLAKQLIG; encoded by the coding sequence ATGACCAAACTGTGGGGCGGCCGTTTTCAAAAATCGGCCGAACAGTGGGTCGATGAATTTGGGGCTTCCATTTCTTATGATCAAAAGTTAGTAATGGAGGATCTGGAAGGCAGCACAGCGCATGTTAAAATGCTGGCTGCTTGCCAGATTCTTTCTAACGATGATGCGAATCTAATTTTATCGGGTCTTGAAACGCTCAAACAAAAAGCGCAAGACGGAGAATTGGAATATAGCGTATCAAATGAAGACATCCACTTAAACTTAGAAAAACATTTAATCGATGAAATTGGTCCTGTTGGCGGCAAATTGCACACAGCGAGAAGCCGGAATGACCAAGTAGCGACTGATATGCATTTGTATTTAAAAAATCGTGTCGGTGAAATTATTGAGGCTGTAACGGCTTTTCAAGATGCAATTGTGACCCAAGCAGAAGCACATGTGGAAACGATTGTTCCAGGTTATACACATCTTCAACGTGCACAGCCGATTTCATTTGGCCATCACTTGATGACTTATTTTTGGATGTTGCAGCGCGATAAAGAACGATTAACAGAATCATTAAAACGCATCGATATTTCACCGCTTGGAGCGGGTGCGATGTCGGGAACTACTTTCCCAATTGACCGTGAAATGTCGGCAGAACTTCTCGGTTTTTCAAACGTTTATCAAAACAGTTTGGATGCTGTAAGCGATCGTGATTTTATCCTTGAATTTTTGAGCAATTCATCGATGTTGATGATGCACATGTCTCGTTTTGCCGAAGAAATTATTCTGTGGTCTAGTGAGGAATTCCGTTTTATCGAGTTAGATGACACGTTCTCAACAGGTTCAAGTATCATGCCGCAGAAGAAAAACCCAGATATGGCGGAATTGATCCGTGGCAAAACGGGTCGCGTATATGGCAACCTATTTGGCCTATTAACAACTTTAAAAGGTTTGCCACTTGCTTATAACAAAGACATGCAAGAAGACAAAGAGGGTATGTTTGATACGGTTCACACGTTGATGGGATCTTTGCCGATTTTTGAAGGCATGATTCGTACGATGACCGTTCGTACGGATTCTATGGAAAAAGCCGTTCATTCAGATTTCTCAAACGCCACAGAATTAGCGGATTATTTAGCCGCAAAAGGAATGCCGTTCCGTGAAGCACATGATGTCACTGGGAAACTCGTGTTTACATGCATTCAACGCGGTTATTTCTTGAAAGACTTGCCGCTTGCTGATCTACAGCAAGCAAGTTCACTGATCGATGAAGATATCTACAACACCTTAATGCCAAAAACAGCAGTAGAGCGCAGAAACTCACTGGGTGGCACAGGTTTTGAACAAGTACATCATCAATTGGGACTTGCCAAGCAACTTATCGGGTAA
- a CDS encoding ABC transporter ATP-binding protein, with amino-acid sequence MRVFWELGWFFKERKKHYILGVMLLMVVAFLGVLPPRIIGFVVDRISQGTLTPEYLLQWLSILAASAFAMYVLRYTWRLQIFGSSILLARNLRQQLFRHFTQMSPAFYQKRRVGDLMAHATNDLQAVQQTAGAGVLTLVDSIATGGFVIAAMAFTIDWKLTLIVLLPMPLMAYMTNYYGKLMHERFHGAQQAFSGLNDKTQESISGMKVIKTFGQEQQDIDDFKSLSERVVHENIRVARVDSLFDPTISAIIGVCYFLTIGFGSYFVTQGDMTIGDLVAFTAYLGLLVWPMLAFGWLFNIVERGRASYDRIRQLLAEPIDIDDREDAIDEDPSGDIVFSLEQFQFTGDDRAALRNIHFTVKQGETLGIVGKTGSGKSAILRLLLREFDDYKGSILFGNYSIDAYKKQRLRRAIGYVPQDHFLFSTSIAGNIAFARPTATIKEVESAAKLAHIHEDIQNFAEGYGTVVGERGVSLSGGQKQRISIARALMTEPELLILDDSLSAVDAKTEEAILKSLKATRADKTTIITSHRLSAIQHANQILVMEKGTVKEIGSHDELMEKKGAYYEMYELQQLEALVEQGGES; translated from the coding sequence ATGCGTGTATTTTGGGAGTTGGGTTGGTTTTTTAAAGAACGGAAAAAACACTATATTTTAGGGGTTATGCTATTAATGGTCGTAGCTTTTCTAGGTGTTTTGCCGCCGCGAATCATCGGATTTGTGGTTGACCGCATTAGCCAAGGAACGTTGACACCTGAATATTTGCTTCAATGGTTAAGTATTTTGGCGGCTTCCGCATTTGCAATGTATGTCCTACGATACACATGGAGGTTGCAAATATTTGGGTCTTCGATTTTGTTAGCTAGGAATCTACGTCAGCAACTGTTTCGGCATTTCACGCAAATGTCTCCTGCTTTTTATCAAAAGCGTCGTGTAGGTGATTTGATGGCCCATGCGACAAATGATTTGCAAGCCGTTCAGCAAACAGCCGGTGCTGGCGTTTTAACACTCGTCGATTCGATTGCGACAGGCGGATTTGTAATTGCAGCCATGGCTTTTACAATTGATTGGAAATTAACATTGATCGTTTTGTTGCCAATGCCTCTGATGGCTTATATGACCAATTATTACGGCAAATTAATGCACGAGCGTTTTCACGGAGCACAACAAGCGTTCTCAGGGCTCAATGATAAAACGCAAGAAAGCATTTCAGGGATGAAAGTCATCAAAACTTTTGGTCAAGAACAGCAAGATATTGATGACTTTAAAAGCTTGTCAGAGCGTGTCGTACATGAAAACATTCGCGTTGCACGTGTCGATTCATTATTTGATCCTACCATTTCTGCTATTATCGGTGTTTGTTATTTTCTAACGATTGGCTTTGGTTCATATTTTGTGACGCAAGGCGATATGACGATTGGGGATTTGGTGGCATTTACAGCTTATCTTGGATTGCTGGTGTGGCCGATGTTAGCGTTTGGCTGGTTATTCAATATTGTAGAGCGTGGCCGTGCTTCCTATGATCGCATTCGGCAGTTGCTTGCAGAACCAATTGACATTGATGATCGAGAAGACGCAATTGATGAAGACCCATCAGGAGATATTGTTTTTTCGTTAGAACAGTTTCAATTTACTGGTGATGACCGAGCGGCATTACGAAATATCCACTTTACAGTGAAACAAGGCGAAACACTCGGAATTGTCGGCAAAACCGGGTCAGGAAAGTCCGCAATTTTAAGATTGTTATTGCGTGAATTTGATGACTATAAAGGCTCTATTTTATTCGGTAATTACTCGATAGATGCCTATAAAAAGCAACGGTTGAGAAGAGCCATTGGTTATGTTCCTCAAGACCATTTCTTGTTTTCGACGAGCATTGCAGGAAACATTGCCTTTGCGCGACCAACTGCTACGATCAAAGAAGTCGAAAGTGCTGCTAAGTTAGCACATATACACGAAGATATTCAAAACTTTGCAGAAGGATATGGCACCGTAGTTGGTGAACGTGGCGTATCGTTATCTGGGGGGCAAAAACAACGAATTTCAATTGCCCGTGCACTTATGACAGAACCTGAATTATTGATTTTGGATGATTCGTTATCGGCAGTAGATGCCAAAACAGAAGAAGCCATTTTAAAATCTTTAAAAGCAACACGAGCGGATAAAACGACCATTATAACGTCCCACCGTTTGAGTGCCATTCAACATGCAAATCAAATATTGGTGATGGAAAAAGGGACCGTTAAAGAAATTGGTTCGCATGATGAACTGATGGAGAAAAAAGGGGCTTACTATGAAATGTATGAGCTGCAACAATTAGAAGCGCTCGTCGAACAAGGAGGCGAGTCATAA
- a CDS encoding ABC transporter ATP-binding protein, with translation MLVKETEKKHELTGRDQWIIFKRLLQYLLPHKKMLLLAMGLLLLTVLGDVLGPYLIKVFIDNYLTEGNFPTGPVVGLALGYLFIQTSNVIISYFQLLKFQEAALKIIQQLRIDVFAKVHGLGMRYFDKTPAGGIVSRVTNDTEAIKEMFVTVLIGFIQSAFLIVGVYIAMFLLNVRLALFTLILLPILAWIIYLYRKYSSVFYQDLRERLGQLNAKLSESIQGMGTIQAFGQETRLKDEFNEINDGHWQAAKRNIKVDALLLRPAVNLVYTMAIILLLSFFGVSSFSNTIEVGVIYAFVTYIDRFFEPINQVMQRLSIFQQAIVAASRVFLLLDEEEKIPAQLETTAKMNEGKIEFRNVSFSYDDKTEVLKNISFTAMPGQTVALVGHTGSGKSSIINLLMRFYEFKKGEILIDGVSIKDYQTEELRKKMGLVLQDPFLFYGTIASNIRLYDQSITDSDVRQAAEFVQADRFIEELPNKYQQQVTERGSTFSSGQRQLVAFARTIATDPKVLVLDEATANIDTETEMAIQESLERMRLGRTTIAIAHRLSTIQDAELILVLRQGEIVERGTHQQLLQQRGLYHKMYLLQNGIVE, from the coding sequence ATGCTAGTTAAAGAAACTGAGAAAAAACACGAACTCACCGGACGAGATCAATGGATTATTTTCAAACGCTTGCTACAGTATTTGTTGCCTCATAAAAAAATGCTATTACTGGCAATGGGTCTATTGCTGCTAACAGTACTAGGTGATGTGCTTGGACCTTATTTGATCAAAGTATTTATCGATAATTACTTAACAGAAGGCAACTTTCCAACAGGACCTGTAGTTGGTTTGGCATTAGGATATTTGTTTATCCAAACGTCCAACGTCATCATCAGTTATTTTCAGCTGTTAAAATTTCAAGAAGCAGCGTTAAAAATTATCCAGCAGCTACGGATTGATGTTTTTGCCAAAGTTCACGGACTCGGCATGCGTTATTTCGACAAAACTCCGGCTGGGGGCATTGTATCGCGCGTAACCAATGATACCGAAGCGATCAAAGAAATGTTCGTGACGGTGCTAATTGGATTTATCCAAAGTGCTTTTCTAATTGTTGGTGTCTATATTGCGATGTTTTTACTAAATGTGCGATTAGCCCTTTTTACCTTAATCTTACTGCCAATACTCGCTTGGATTATTTATTTATACCGAAAATACAGCTCGGTATTTTACCAAGATTTACGTGAGCGTTTGGGGCAATTAAATGCCAAGTTATCCGAGTCTATACAAGGTATGGGAACGATTCAAGCGTTTGGTCAAGAAACTCGGTTGAAAGATGAATTTAATGAGATAAATGATGGGCATTGGCAAGCAGCTAAACGCAATATAAAAGTGGACGCATTGCTACTCCGTCCGGCGGTAAATTTGGTTTATACAATGGCCATTATTTTGTTGCTCAGCTTTTTTGGTGTCTCATCATTTTCCAATACTATCGAAGTCGGTGTGATTTATGCATTTGTTACGTATATTGATCGATTTTTCGAACCCATCAATCAAGTAATGCAGCGGTTATCGATTTTTCAACAAGCTATTGTGGCAGCTTCACGCGTGTTCTTATTGCTTGATGAAGAAGAAAAAATACCTGCTCAACTAGAAACAACAGCAAAAATGAACGAAGGTAAAATTGAATTTCGAAATGTGAGCTTTTCATATGATGACAAAACAGAGGTCTTAAAAAATATTTCTTTTACAGCGATGCCTGGACAAACAGTGGCATTAGTTGGTCACACGGGCAGTGGGAAAAGTTCGATTATCAATTTGCTTATGCGCTTTTATGAATTCAAAAAAGGTGAAATTTTGATTGACGGTGTTTCGATAAAAGATTATCAAACCGAGGAGCTGCGTAAAAAAATGGGGTTGGTTTTACAAGATCCTTTCTTATTTTATGGAACCATCGCTAGCAACATCCGCCTTTATGATCAATCGATTACGGATTCGGACGTGCGACAAGCAGCTGAATTTGTGCAAGCAGATCGTTTTATCGAAGAATTGCCAAACAAATATCAACAACAAGTGACAGAACGTGGATCGACATTTTCTAGTGGTCAACGGCAATTAGTCGCTTTTGCGAGAACCATTGCAACCGATCCGAAAGTATTAGTGCTCGATGAAGCAACAGCAAATATTGATACGGAAACCGAGATGGCCATTCAAGAAAGCCTTGAGCGTATGCGCCTTGGCCGTACGACAATTGCTATTGCTCACAGACTTAGCACCATTCAAGATGCAGAATTGATATTAGTATTGCGACAAGGGGAAATCGTCGAACGAGGAACTCATCAACAATTGCTGCAACAACGCGGTCTGTATCATAAAATGTATTTATTGCAAAACGGAATCGTAGAGTAG
- a CDS encoding cytochrome c biogenesis CcdA family protein has translation MTSDINLFLAFGAGFLSFISPCTLPLYPAFLSYITGMTMDEIKNDKKVMQRRGMFHTLFFLLGFSTIFIALGFSTSFFFEWFIRYDELIRQVGAIFIVLFGLMIVGVFSPKFLMQDRKFSFKNRPSGFLGTFVIGLAFAAGWTPCTGPITAAIYTLAATNPGSGIWYMVAYVLGFAIPFFVLSFFVTRMGWLRKHNQTIMKVGGYVMIAIGILLFFDGLTYLIRVLSPFFGDFQGF, from the coding sequence GTGACATCTGATATTAATTTATTTTTAGCATTTGGCGCAGGCTTTTTAAGTTTTATTTCTCCATGCACATTGCCTTTGTATCCTGCATTTTTATCTTATATAACAGGTATGACGATGGATGAGATTAAAAACGATAAAAAAGTGATGCAACGAAGAGGTATGTTTCACACCTTGTTTTTCTTACTAGGCTTTTCAACAATTTTTATCGCACTCGGGTTTAGTACTTCATTCTTTTTTGAATGGTTTATCCGGTATGATGAGTTAATCCGTCAAGTAGGTGCGATTTTTATTGTATTGTTTGGTTTAATGATAGTCGGTGTATTTTCGCCGAAATTCCTCATGCAAGATCGAAAATTTTCATTTAAAAATCGGCCATCAGGATTTCTTGGAACATTTGTAATTGGACTTGCTTTTGCGGCGGGTTGGACACCGTGTACAGGACCAATCACAGCAGCTATTTATACACTTGCTGCGACTAATCCGGGATCTGGTATTTGGTATATGGTGGCTTATGTTCTAGGCTTTGCTATTCCATTTTTCGTGTTGTCTTTCTTTGTGACACGTATGGGCTGGTTGCGCAAACATAATCAAACAATTATGAAGGTTGGCGGTTATGTTATGATTGCAATCGGGATCTTACTATTTTTTGATGGCCTAACGTATTTGATCCGTGTCTTAAGCCCGTTCTTTGGGGATTTCCAAGGATTTTAA
- a CDS encoding thioredoxin family protein, protein METISKIEDYQSKIGEEKSFLLFVKTDNCSVCEGLRPQVEDFEDDYKLPFYMVNAAKVSELAGQLMLFTAPVVILYRYGKEVQRFARFVPIDELRRRLDELEESLDA, encoded by the coding sequence ATGGAAACCATTTCGAAAATAGAAGATTATCAATCAAAAATAGGTGAAGAGAAATCTTTTTTGCTTTTTGTAAAAACGGATAATTGTTCAGTATGTGAAGGATTACGGCCGCAAGTAGAAGATTTTGAAGATGATTATAAGCTTCCTTTTTACATGGTAAATGCGGCAAAGGTGTCTGAGTTGGCAGGACAATTGATGCTGTTCACAGCACCCGTAGTTATTTTATATCGCTATGGTAAAGAAGTTCAGCGTTTTGCACGTTTTGTACCAATAGACGAATTACGCCGAAGATTAGATGAGCTGGAGGAGAGTTTGGATGCTTAA
- a CDS encoding CcdC family protein, with translation MLNQIPTEVYLIVSTLGAFLMGLLAMFVRSKAAKKPASVKKIILPPFFMSTGAFMFIFPFFRVAPLQILEALGVGILFSTVLIWTSKFEVRNGDIYLKQSKAFVFILFGLLFVRVIAKVVLSSSIDIGELGGMFWILAFGMLWPWRISMLWQYKKLESKNKSAVPI, from the coding sequence ATGCTTAATCAAATTCCAACAGAAGTTTATTTAATCGTTTCAACACTTGGCGCATTTTTGATGGGATTGCTTGCGATGTTTGTTCGCTCAAAAGCTGCAAAAAAGCCAGCATCTGTTAAAAAAATCATTTTGCCACCTTTTTTCATGTCTACGGGTGCCTTCATGTTTATCTTTCCATTTTTTCGAGTTGCCCCTCTGCAGATTTTAGAAGCACTGGGAGTAGGTATTCTGTTCTCAACGGTGTTAATTTGGACATCCAAATTTGAAGTGCGTAACGGCGATATTTATTTGAAACAATCGAAAGCATTTGTCTTTATTTTATTTGGCTTATTGTTTGTTCGTGTAATAGCCAAAGTTGTTTTGAGTTCAAGTATCGATATAGGAGAATTGGGTGGGATGTTTTGGATTTTAGCATTTGGCATGCTTTGGCCGTGGCGAATTTCAATGCTTTGGCAATATAAAAAACTCGAATCAAAGAATAAAAGCGCTGTTCCCATTTAA
- a CDS encoding DUF2621 family protein: MELNGWFLVFILFWVVVLVGLFAIGGYFMFRKFLKSMPKEDGLSDLNWEEYYVDKTIHLWGDDEKAMLNELVQPVPDLFRPVAKQKIAGRIGQVLLEEKAKKMKIEHIIRGYILATPKRDHKFLRKKLAEMKIDVSPYEQYFEQ; this comes from the coding sequence ATGGAACTGAATGGCTGGTTTTTAGTGTTTATCCTATTTTGGGTAGTCGTATTAGTAGGGCTTTTTGCCATTGGAGGATATTTTATGTTCAGAAAGTTCCTGAAGTCCATGCCTAAAGAGGACGGCCTTTCAGATTTGAACTGGGAAGAATATTACGTGGATAAAACCATACATTTATGGGGCGATGACGAAAAAGCAATGTTGAACGAATTGGTTCAACCTGTTCCCGATTTATTTCGACCAGTAGCGAAACAAAAAATCGCAGGTAGAATTGGGCAAGTTTTACTAGAAGAAAAAGCTAAAAAGATGAAAATCGAACACATTATTCGTGGCTATATTTTAGCGACACCTAAACGCGATCATAAGTTTTTACGAAAAAAACTAGCAGAGATGAAAATCGATGTGAGCCCATACGAACAATATTTTGAACAGTAA